Part of the Candidatus Limnocylindria bacterium genome, CTCGTGGATCGCGTCGGTCGCCTCGTACCGGTAACAGCGGCCCGGGATGATGACGCGGATGGGCGGCTTGCGCTGCTCCATGATCCGGACCTGCATCGGTGAGGTGTGGGTCCGCCCGAGCAGCGGCTTCGTGGGGTCGTCGCCGAGCGGATTCGACACCCACAGCGTGTCCCACTTCTCGCGCGCGGGATGCCCCGGCGGGATGTTGAGCGCTTCGAAGTTGTAGTAGTCGGTCTCGATCTCGGGCCCCTCGACCGTCTCGAAGCCCATCGTCGCGAAGACGCGCGAAACCTCGCGGATCGTCGCGGTCACCGGATGCAGGCGTCCGATGCGGACGGGCCGGCCGGGGAGCGAGAGGTCGACGCGGTCCCGAAGGCCGCTGTCGATCGACGCGCTGTGGAGCGCTGTGCCGCGGCTTTCGAGCGCGGCCTCGATGCGCGCCTTCGCTTCGTTCACCGCTGCGCCGTAGGCTGGCTTGTCCTTCGCCGCGAGCGTCGCGATCTGTTTGGTCGCCTGCGTGACCTCGCCGTCTTTGCGACCGAGGTACTTCACTCGCGCCGACTCGAGCGCGGCATCATCCACGGCAGTGGCGATCTCCGCCACCGCGCGGTCCGCCAGCGTTCTTAGGTCCTGCGGCCCCGCCATATCTCTCCCAAACAAGAAAGCCCGCGCTCGCTCGTGTGCTCTCGCACACCGGGACGAAGGCGGGCCTCCGCGGTACCACCCGATCTCCCACCGGCACGCGGCCGATGGACACTCGTGGGGAGCGCTATCGGGCTCCACCCG contains:
- the pheS gene encoding phenylalanine--tRNA ligase subunit alpha, with amino-acid sequence MAGPQDLRTLADRAVAEIATAVDDAALESARVKYLGRKDGEVTQATKQIATLAAKDKPAYGAAVNEAKARIEAALESRGTALHSASIDSGLRDRVDLSLPGRPVRIGRLHPVTATIREVSRVFATMGFETVEGPEIETDYYNFEALNIPPGHPAREKWDTLWVSNPLGDDPTKPLLGRTHTSPMQVRIMEQRKPPIRVIIPGRCYRYEATDAIHESILHQYEGLAIDEKLTMADLKGVLYSFARQIFGTKSNLRFRPDYFPFTEPSAEIAFSCVICEGKDPQCHTCGGDGWIEAAGCGMVHPDVLRRVGYDPERYQGFAFGGGIERLAMVMSGTPDIRLFSQNDLRFLESF